A genomic segment from Truepera sp. encodes:
- a CDS encoding ABC-F family ATP-binding cassette domain-containing protein, producing MLLAALHSVEKVYGEQVVLDAATLELRDGDRTALIGRNGSGKSTLLKLLMRVEEPDRGTVFQADDTRLAMLDQDPEFGEADTVLSVSERAFAELDELEARLSTLEAAGLDDPDRYHLWEGLHATFERRGGYARRARRDAVLDALGFRGRHDDPVPRLSGGERTRLGLAQLLMAQPDVLLLDEPTNHLDIEMRTWLEGHLSRYPGAALIVSHDRAFLDGACSRTAEVSRGELRVGNGNPTEYRAARLEAERIQALTRSNQERELKRLDAAADQMKRWAGQSAKLHRRAKAMEKRADRYEADMVDELARAERTTRFTFDCDPSGAIVLTAEHMSKSFGGTRLLDDVTLELRQGERVALVGPNGAGKTTLLRLLLGELTSDHPLGAVRTGARVRLGYYDQDLRGVDGEATLFEELLRRMGDADAHNVLGRFLFPYEAQFKCVNDLSGGERARLALLDLTLARCNLLVLDEPTNHLDVEMIEALENALNAYEGTLLLVSHDRRFLAKLATRVWEVEGGTFTDYRGNWDYYARKREATYRPSASPPATKPSEPASREAAGPSRWQLDRRLAGLEEEIHAVEARLESVRELLARPVGLDVADLAALGVGDWSAPGPPPPASELLAALAVEHDSLETKLLEQMKEWDDITDRLTT from the coding sequence ATGCTCCTGGCCGCGCTTCATTCCGTCGAGAAGGTCTACGGCGAGCAGGTCGTACTTGACGCCGCGACCCTCGAGCTGAGGGACGGCGACCGCACGGCGCTCATCGGCCGCAACGGTTCCGGGAAGTCCACCTTGCTCAAGCTCCTCATGCGCGTCGAGGAGCCCGATAGGGGCACCGTGTTCCAGGCCGACGACACGCGCCTGGCCATGTTGGACCAAGATCCAGAGTTCGGCGAAGCCGACACGGTCCTGAGCGTCTCGGAGCGTGCGTTCGCCGAACTCGACGAGCTGGAGGCGCGCCTATCCACGTTGGAAGCCGCGGGCCTGGACGACCCCGACCGCTACCACCTTTGGGAGGGGCTCCACGCCACCTTCGAGCGACGCGGGGGCTACGCGCGTAGGGCGCGGCGCGACGCGGTGTTGGACGCTTTGGGTTTCCGCGGCCGCCACGACGACCCGGTGCCGCGGCTCTCGGGCGGCGAGCGTACCCGACTGGGCCTCGCCCAGCTGCTGATGGCGCAGCCTGACGTGCTGCTGCTCGACGAACCGACGAACCACTTGGACATCGAGATGCGCACGTGGCTCGAGGGCCACCTGTCACGCTACCCGGGGGCGGCGCTCATCGTCTCGCACGACCGCGCCTTCCTCGACGGCGCCTGCAGCCGGACGGCCGAGGTCAGCCGGGGCGAGTTGCGAGTAGGCAACGGCAACCCCACGGAGTACCGCGCGGCGCGCTTGGAAGCGGAACGCATTCAGGCCCTGACGCGCTCGAACCAGGAGCGGGAGCTGAAGCGCCTGGACGCCGCGGCCGACCAGATGAAGCGCTGGGCGGGGCAGAGCGCCAAGCTTCACCGCCGCGCGAAGGCCATGGAGAAGCGCGCGGATCGCTACGAGGCCGACATGGTCGACGAGCTCGCGAGGGCCGAGCGCACCACCCGCTTCACCTTCGACTGCGACCCGAGCGGCGCCATCGTCCTCACCGCAGAACACATGAGCAAGAGCTTCGGCGGCACGCGGCTGCTGGACGACGTCACGCTGGAACTCAGGCAGGGCGAGCGCGTGGCCTTGGTGGGGCCGAACGGGGCGGGGAAGACCACGCTCTTGCGCCTGCTGCTCGGGGAGCTGACCTCGGATCACCCGCTGGGCGCCGTCCGCACCGGGGCCCGCGTGCGGCTCGGGTACTACGACCAGGACCTGCGCGGCGTGGACGGCGAGGCCACGCTGTTCGAGGAGCTGCTGCGGCGGATGGGCGACGCCGACGCCCACAACGTGCTGGGCCGCTTCCTGTTCCCCTACGAGGCCCAGTTCAAGTGCGTGAACGACCTGTCCGGCGGCGAGCGGGCGCGATTGGCGCTTCTCGACCTCACCCTGGCGCGCTGTAACCTCCTGGTGCTGGACGAGCCCACGAACCACCTAGACGTCGAGATGATCGAGGCGCTCGAGAACGCGCTGAACGCCTACGAGGGCACCCTGCTGCTCGTGTCCCACGACCGGCGGTTCCTTGCGAAACTGGCTACTCGCGTCTGGGAGGTGGAAGGCGGGACCTTCACCGACTACCGCGGCAACTGGGACTATTACGCGAGGAAGCGCGAGGCCACATATCGGCCATCTGCCTCGCCGCCCGCGACAAAGCCCTCCGAGCCCGCCTCGCGCGAAGCCGCCGGACCCTCGCGCTGGCAGCTCGACAGGCGCCTGGCGGGCCTCGAAGAGGAGATCCATGCGGTCGAGGCCAGGCTGGAGAGCGTGAGGGAGCTCCTGGCCAGGCCCGTCGGACTTGACGTGGCCGACCTGGCCGCTTTGGGTGTGGGTGATTGGAGCGCGCCCGGGCCGCCGCCGCCGGCCTCGGAGCTTCTCGCCGCGCTGGCGGTGGAACATGACAGTCTGGAGACGAAGCTCCTCGAGCAGATGAAGGAGTGGGACGACATCACGGATAGGCTCACTACCTAA
- a CDS encoding fumarylacetoacetate hydrolase family protein, with the protein MQRVRYRSFDGVHWGELEGGMIHQLTGMLGSPSGHTVPLSDVSLLPPCDPSIIICVGRNYAAHIREMGNDKAGLPTEPGLFLKGLNTLTGAGDDVPYPSWTGDLQHEGELAVVIAREMRDVSPEDALQYVLGYTCALDVTARDKQRADLQWVRGKSADGFCPVGPWVETDLDPTNLQVTLRVNGEVKQDGNTADMIFPVAEVLSYISRFMTLGPGDVVLTGTPEGVGPLRVGDTVEVTVEGIGTLVNQVVAA; encoded by the coding sequence ATGCAACGTGTTCGTTACAGGAGTTTCGACGGGGTTCACTGGGGCGAGCTGGAGGGCGGCATGATCCACCAGCTCACGGGCATGCTCGGCTCGCCCAGCGGGCACACGGTGCCGCTCAGCGACGTGTCTTTGCTGCCCCCATGCGATCCGAGCATCATCATCTGCGTCGGCCGCAACTACGCCGCCCACATTCGTGAGATGGGCAACGACAAGGCCGGCCTGCCTACCGAGCCGGGGCTGTTCCTGAAGGGCCTCAACACCCTTACCGGCGCGGGCGACGACGTGCCTTACCCCAGCTGGACGGGCGATCTGCAGCACGAGGGCGAGTTGGCGGTAGTGATCGCGCGCGAGATGCGCGACGTGAGCCCCGAAGACGCGCTGCAGTACGTGTTGGGCTACACCTGCGCCCTCGACGTGACGGCGCGCGACAAGCAGCGCGCAGACCTGCAGTGGGTGAGGGGCAAGTCGGCCGACGGCTTCTGCCCGGTGGGGCCCTGGGTCGAGACCGACCTCGATCCGACGAACCTGCAGGTCACCCTCCGGGTGAACGGCGAGGTCAAGCAGGACGGCAACACGGCAGACATGATCTTCCCGGTCGCGGAAGTCCTCTCCTACATCAGCCGCTTCATGACGTTGGGCCCCGGCGACGTCGTGCTCACCGGCACCCCCGAGGGCGTGGGCCCGTTGCGGGTGGGCGACACGGTAGAGGTCACGGTGGAGGGCATCGGGACCCTCGTGAACCAGGTCGTCGCTGCGTGA
- a CDS encoding MBL fold metallo-hydrolase, with protein sequence MSVPEPFDPASLRGGAGAGGVVPPDYPRVRDLGGGVLQLDTGHCGNPGTIAVFALPLPTGGFALVESGPGSTRAAVLAGLEGAGLDPAELRYVLLTHIHLDHASATGDLVAGTDAQVVVHEVGAPHMVDPSRLMASALRVYGDSLEVLWGHMRPVPAASVTAVAGGEEVDVGGLRVRVIYTPGHASHHVSYLLDDGTLFTGDSAGVKLAGSGVLRPALPPPDLDLDAWEGSVKRMLEARPERLILTHFGPVAGAEAAAAHLRLTLERNRVWSEEVLGGMNAGEDDAALVARIRTLEDAELAADGALPGIRQRYRVTSDAAMTVGGVKRYFTKLHPERLRPA encoded by the coding sequence GTGAGCGTGCCGGAGCCCTTCGATCCGGCCTCCTTGCGTGGGGGCGCCGGCGCCGGCGGGGTAGTGCCGCCCGACTACCCGCGCGTGCGCGACCTCGGGGGCGGGGTGTTGCAACTCGATACCGGGCACTGCGGCAACCCTGGAACCATAGCGGTTTTCGCGCTGCCCCTGCCCACAGGCGGCTTCGCACTGGTCGAGAGTGGCCCCGGCAGCACGAGGGCGGCGGTTCTCGCCGGCCTGGAGGGCGCCGGGCTGGACCCGGCGGAGCTGCGCTACGTCCTCCTCACCCACATCCACCTGGACCACGCCTCGGCCACGGGTGACCTGGTGGCCGGCACCGACGCCCAGGTCGTCGTTCACGAGGTGGGGGCGCCTCACATGGTGGACCCGAGCCGCCTGATGGCCAGCGCGCTGCGCGTCTACGGCGATTCCCTGGAGGTTCTCTGGGGCCACATGCGGCCGGTGCCCGCCGCCTCCGTCACTGCGGTGGCGGGCGGCGAGGAGGTCGACGTTGGCGGCCTGCGCGTGCGCGTCATCTACACCCCCGGGCATGCCTCGCACCACGTCAGCTACCTGCTGGACGACGGCACGCTCTTCACCGGCGACAGCGCCGGGGTGAAGCTGGCTGGTTCCGGGGTCCTGCGCCCCGCCCTGCCCCCGCCCGACCTCGACCTGGACGCCTGGGAGGGCAGCGTGAAGCGGATGCTGGAAGCGCGGCCCGAGCGGCTGATCCTCACCCACTTCGGTCCGGTGGCGGGTGCCGAGGCCGCCGCGGCCCACTTGCGCCTCACTTTGGAGCGCAACCGCGTGTGGAGCGAGGAGGTGCTGGGGGGCATGAACGCCGGCGAGGACGACGCAGCCCTGGTGGCGAGGATCCGGACCCTCGAAGACGCCGAGCTGGCGGCCGACGGCGCCCTGCCGGGCATCAGGCAGCGCTACAGGGTCACCTCCGACGCGGCCATGACCGTCGGGGGCGTCAAGCGTTACTTCACCAAGCTCCACCCGGAACGGTTGCGCCCCGCTTGA
- the purN gene encoding phosphoribosylglycinamide formyltransferase has product MRFPLTRPARLAVLASGRGSNLQALLEAFPADNALGSVVLVLSNSPDARALERASSEGVEAVHVPWRSRPEFEAEAQRRLLAARVDVVCLAGFMRLLSPGFTEAWAGRLLNVHPSLLPAFPGLDAHGQALRAGVTESGCTVHLVDAGVDSGPIILQRRVPVLPDDDVDSLAERTLNAEHEAYPEAVRRLLSGELP; this is encoded by the coding sequence GTGAGGTTCCCGCTTACGAGACCCGCCCGACTGGCCGTCCTGGCCTCGGGCCGCGGCTCCAACCTTCAGGCGCTGCTCGAGGCCTTCCCCGCGGACAACGCGCTGGGCAGCGTGGTGCTGGTGCTCAGTAACAGTCCGGATGCCCGGGCGTTGGAGCGGGCTTCGAGCGAAGGCGTGGAGGCGGTCCACGTGCCCTGGCGCAGCCGCCCCGAGTTCGAGGCGGAAGCGCAGCGACGGCTGCTCGCGGCGCGCGTGGACGTGGTGTGCCTGGCAGGGTTCATGCGGCTCTTGTCGCCCGGGTTCACCGAGGCGTGGGCGGGCCGGCTCCTGAACGTCCACCCGAGCCTGCTGCCGGCCTTTCCCGGCCTAGACGCGCACGGTCAGGCGTTGCGGGCGGGCGTCACCGAGTCTGGTTGCACTGTTCACCTGGTCGACGCGGGGGTCGACTCGGGGCCCATCATCTTGCAGCGCCGGGTGCCCGTGTTGCCGGACGACGACGTGGACAGCCTCGCCGAGCGCACGCTGAATGCCGAGCACGAGGCGTACCCGGAGGCCGTAAGGCGCCTCCTTAGCGGGGAGTTGCCGTGA
- the purD gene encoding phosphoribosylamine--glycine ligase: MKVVVVGTGGREHALAWALRQGAAEVAMLEAGGTVEQLAEAVLSSAPELVVVGPEAPLVAGLADILRQSGVPVFGPSMAAARLEGSKAFAKAFMERWRVPTAKYAAFDELAPALDHLRQQPVPIVVKDSGLAAGKGVTVAKTRAEAEAAVRAVFEGRSAAQVILEDFLTGAELTVMLFVDESGYRLLPPARDHKRLRDGDLGPMTGGMGAVAPVTLTDPGLLGQIEDGIVKPVLRGVREEDMLYRGVLYVGLMLTPAGPKVLEFNVRFGDPEAQAVLPLLASSAPRLFLDVAQGRLAGAPVTWRNAHAACVVLAAPGYPEAPVRGVEVRLPGRLPHGVHVFAGGMVPVDQPHVYSTSGGRVLSVVAVGQDAAAARAAAYDVVASIEFPGAQYRTDIGK; encoded by the coding sequence GTGAAGGTCGTGGTCGTCGGAACCGGCGGGCGCGAGCACGCGCTCGCCTGGGCCCTGCGGCAGGGTGCCGCCGAGGTCGCCATGCTCGAGGCGGGGGGGACCGTTGAGCAGCTAGCCGAGGCCGTGCTGAGCAGCGCCCCCGAACTCGTGGTGGTGGGGCCCGAGGCGCCGCTGGTGGCGGGCCTCGCGGACATCCTCCGGCAGTCGGGCGTCCCGGTCTTCGGACCCTCCATGGCCGCTGCGCGCCTGGAGGGTTCCAAGGCGTTCGCCAAGGCCTTCATGGAGCGCTGGCGCGTGCCCACGGCAAAGTACGCGGCGTTCGACGAACTCGCCCCCGCCCTCGACCACCTGCGCCAGCAACCGGTCCCGATCGTTGTCAAGGACTCGGGTCTGGCGGCCGGCAAGGGGGTGACCGTCGCGAAGACCCGCGCGGAGGCGGAGGCCGCCGTACGCGCCGTGTTCGAAGGTCGGTCCGCCGCCCAGGTGATCCTCGAGGACTTCCTTACGGGCGCCGAGCTGACCGTCATGCTCTTCGTGGACGAGAGCGGTTACCGGCTCCTGCCGCCGGCGCGCGACCACAAGCGCCTGCGCGACGGCGACCTGGGGCCGATGACGGGCGGCATGGGAGCCGTGGCGCCGGTGACCCTCACTGATCCCGGGCTCCTTGGGCAGATCGAGGACGGCATCGTCAAACCCGTCCTCAGGGGCGTCCGTGAGGAGGACATGCTCTACCGGGGGGTGCTCTACGTCGGGCTCATGCTCACGCCCGCCGGACCCAAGGTGCTCGAGTTCAACGTCCGCTTCGGCGACCCGGAGGCGCAGGCGGTGCTGCCACTCCTCGCCTCGAGCGCCCCCCGGCTCTTCCTCGACGTGGCGCAAGGCCGGCTGGCCGGCGCGCCGGTGACCTGGCGCAACGCGCACGCCGCCTGCGTCGTGCTGGCGGCCCCCGGCTACCCGGAGGCGCCCGTAAGGGGCGTGGAGGTACGCCTGCCGGGCCGGCTGCCGCACGGCGTGCACGTCTTCGCCGGCGGCATGGTGCCGGTGGACCAACCGCACGTCTACTCGACCAGTGGCGGCCGCGTACTGAGCGTGGTGGCCGTCGGGCAAGATGCCGCGGCCGCGCGCGCCGCGGCCTACGACGTGGTTGCGAGCATCGAGTTCCCGGGCGCTCAGTACCGGACGGACATCGGTAAGTGA
- the dxs gene encoding 1-deoxy-D-xylulose-5-phosphate synthase, with the protein MSATPPEGLLTGIDQPADLKRLRPAQLPLLAEEVRSEIIRACSLAGGHLASSLGAVELTVALHYVFDTPRDRIVWDVGHQTYGHKILTGRKDRIETIRQPGGLAGFTTSSESEHDALTVGHASTSLAAALGMALARDARNADYDVVAVIGDGALTGGMALAALNQIGHLKPRMLIVLNDNEMSISENVGAINHYMRTLQVQGWFQKAEDRAKQRLTRVWEPLADLTSRAKKATRRFFDPASNNPFHAMGLRYVGPIDGHDIAQLLYYLRKIRELDGPTMLHVVTRKGKGYKVAESDPITWHGASSFDPLHPVAKGKSYTWSNAFGAAADQLTSSDDRVWVITPAMREGSGLVEYSKLHPDRYIDVGIAEDVAVTVGAGLALRGEKPIVAIYSTFLQRGFDQVIHDVALEGLDVVFAVDRAGLVGGDGATHQGIYDLAYLRSVPHVMVGMPKDAVEMRGMLKSALRVGGPKAIRWPRGGVEAAPEAPVSEWPEVEWGTWELLKPGTEVFVLGIGPTLGYALEAAADDPRVGVVNARFVKPLDVALLSRLAARTRAFVTVEDHTVMGGLGSAVLEALSDIGSTVPVVRLGVHDVSVPHGDPKAQHEELGYGPKAIRRTLESLGVGKYPAARVAGFES; encoded by the coding sequence ATGAGCGCGACCCCACCGGAAGGGCTCCTGACGGGCATAGACCAGCCCGCGGACCTCAAGCGACTGAGGCCGGCGCAGCTGCCCCTGTTGGCGGAGGAGGTGCGCAGCGAGATCATCCGCGCATGCTCCCTGGCGGGCGGGCACCTGGCCTCCAGCCTCGGCGCCGTCGAACTCACCGTGGCGCTGCACTACGTCTTCGACACCCCTCGCGATCGCATCGTGTGGGACGTCGGCCACCAGACCTACGGGCACAAGATCCTCACGGGCCGCAAGGACCGCATCGAGACCATCCGCCAACCGGGCGGCCTGGCGGGTTTCACGACCTCCAGCGAGTCGGAACACGACGCCCTCACGGTGGGTCACGCCAGCACCAGCCTGGCGGCGGCTTTGGGCATGGCGTTGGCCCGGGACGCGCGCAACGCCGACTACGACGTGGTCGCAGTCATCGGTGACGGCGCCCTCACTGGCGGCATGGCGCTCGCCGCTCTCAACCAGATCGGCCACTTGAAGCCGCGTATGCTGATAGTGCTGAACGACAACGAGATGTCGATCAGCGAGAACGTCGGCGCCATCAACCACTACATGCGCACGCTGCAGGTGCAGGGGTGGTTCCAGAAGGCCGAGGACCGCGCCAAGCAACGCCTCACGCGAGTCTGGGAGCCGCTCGCCGACCTGACCAGCCGGGCCAAGAAGGCCACCCGGCGCTTCTTCGATCCGGCCAGCAACAACCCGTTCCACGCCATGGGCTTGCGTTACGTGGGCCCCATCGACGGCCACGACATCGCGCAACTCCTCTACTACCTGCGCAAGATCCGCGAGCTCGACGGGCCCACCATGCTCCACGTGGTGACGCGCAAGGGCAAGGGCTACAAGGTGGCCGAGTCCGACCCCATCACGTGGCACGGCGCCTCCAGCTTCGATCCGCTGCACCCCGTGGCCAAGGGCAAGAGCTACACCTGGTCGAACGCCTTCGGCGCCGCCGCCGATCAGTTGACCAGCAGCGACGACCGCGTCTGGGTCATCACCCCAGCCATGCGCGAGGGTAGCGGCCTGGTCGAGTACAGCAAGCTCCACCCGGACCGCTACATAGACGTCGGCATCGCCGAGGACGTGGCGGTGACAGTTGGCGCGGGGTTGGCCTTGCGGGGCGAGAAGCCGATCGTGGCCATCTACTCCACGTTCTTGCAACGCGGCTTCGATCAGGTGATCCACGACGTTGCCCTCGAGGGCCTCGACGTCGTCTTCGCCGTCGATCGCGCCGGCCTGGTCGGCGGCGACGGCGCTACCCACCAAGGGATCTACGACCTCGCCTACCTGAGGAGCGTCCCCCACGTCATGGTCGGAATGCCCAAGGACGCCGTCGAGATGAGGGGCATGCTCAAATCCGCCCTGCGCGTGGGCGGCCCGAAGGCCATCCGTTGGCCCCGTGGCGGGGTGGAAGCCGCGCCCGAGGCACCCGTGAGCGAGTGGCCCGAGGTCGAGTGGGGCACGTGGGAGCTGCTGAAGCCCGGCACCGAGGTGTTCGTCCTGGGCATAGGCCCGACTCTAGGTTACGCGCTCGAGGCCGCGGCCGACGACCCGCGCGTGGGAGTGGTGAACGCCCGCTTCGTGAAGCCGCTGGACGTGGCGCTGTTGTCGAGGCTTGCAGCCAGGACGCGCGCCTTCGTCACCGTCGAGGATCACACGGTCATGGGCGGCCTGGGCAGCGCCGTGTTGGAGGCGCTCTCCGACATCGGTTCCACGGTGCCCGTGGTGAGGCTCGGCGTCCACGACGTGAGCGTGCCACACGGCGATCCGAAGGCGCAACACGAGGAGTTGGGTTACGGGCCGAAGGCGATACGGCGCACCCTGGAGAGCCTCGGCGTGGGAAAGTATCCGGCAGCGCGCGTCGCCGGCTTCGAGTCCTGA
- a CDS encoding HD domain-containing protein, with product MFKSQATRITVLVAAVAACAVLLHVAGPGNFVLVYNFYFVILLAAYWYSVRGGALVGALSGLAASPFLIASTPSEYGAGAWAVRMGYFVSIGLVSGLMRRKLARRRLTLEANVTNLSRTYARTLEALTKLLESHDEETSGHCERVAYNALRLGERLGLRPRDLETLYWAGYLHDVGKLATPAKILLKAGPLTHEEYEVMKQHAAVGADTLMNINPEFHVISEAIRSHHERWDGRGYPRSLAGTQIPIFGRILAVVDAFEAMTSDRPYRAAMPTREASLILQEGAGSQFDPAIVEVHLQLLAEGILHTQKQNGEHTGMGLPEFFNAELLERVAS from the coding sequence ATGTTCAAGTCGCAGGCAACCCGCATCACCGTACTCGTCGCCGCCGTCGCCGCCTGCGCCGTGCTGCTGCACGTTGCCGGCCCGGGGAACTTCGTGCTGGTGTACAACTTCTACTTCGTCATCTTGCTGGCCGCCTACTGGTACTCGGTCCGGGGTGGCGCCCTCGTCGGCGCCCTATCCGGCTTGGCGGCTAGCCCGTTCCTCATCGCCTCAACGCCGAGCGAGTATGGCGCCGGCGCCTGGGCCGTCAGGATGGGCTACTTCGTCTCCATCGGTCTCGTCTCCGGCCTCATGAGGCGCAAGCTCGCCAGGCGCCGCCTGACCCTGGAGGCCAACGTCACAAACCTCTCGCGGACGTACGCCCGGACGCTCGAAGCGCTGACCAAACTCTTGGAGAGCCACGACGAGGAGACGTCCGGTCATTGCGAGCGCGTCGCTTACAACGCCCTGAGGCTAGGCGAGCGCCTTGGCCTGCGGCCGAGGGATCTCGAGACGCTCTATTGGGCCGGTTACCTGCACGACGTCGGCAAGCTGGCCACCCCGGCCAAGATCCTGCTCAAGGCCGGGCCGCTCACCCATGAAGAGTACGAGGTGATGAAGCAGCACGCGGCCGTGGGCGCCGACACGCTGATGAACATCAACCCCGAGTTCCACGTCATTTCCGAGGCCATCCGCTCGCATCACGAGCGTTGGGACGGCCGCGGCTACCCCCGTAGCCTGGCGGGCACGCAGATCCCCATCTTCGGTCGAATCCTCGCGGTGGTCGATGCCTTCGAGGCGATGACCAGCGACCGTCCCTACCGGGCAGCCATGCCCACGCGCGAGGCAAGCCTCATACTTCAAGAAGGGGCCGGTTCCCAGTTCGATCCCGCCATCGTCGAGGTCCACCTCCAGCTCCTCGCCGAGGGCATACTTCACACGCAAAAGCAGAACGGCGAGCACACCGGCATGGGGCTGCCGGAGTTCTTCAACGCCGAGCTGCTCGAACGCGTGGCAAGCTGA